One Mycobacterium paraseoulense genomic window, CAGTGTGGCAACTACTTTGGCCGCCGGCACGTAGCCGATCCGTGCTTCGCAAAAACCGACCTTGAGAGCTTCACGCATGGCGTCGTGCGGCGACTGGTTACGCAGCAACTTTTTGTGCAGCATCACCATGGCCTCTAGTTTGTGGGGCCGTTGGTTGTCGGACCACGTTTCGAGCACTGCAGTCAAGCTCATCCCCACGGCCCCTGCCTCTTGGCTCAGCGTGAGGAACGCTCTAGCTTCATTCGTGAGATTTGGGACGGGTCCTGTCGTCAGCCAACGGTATTGGCCGTCCTTGGTGTGCGATGTCGGCGCGGCGATGATGACCGTATTGCCGGAACGGACATCGCCGACCACCTGGCCGTTTTGGTTACGCAGCTTGCCAGAGACAAATTTCTCGCTGGTCGCAAAGACACGGTGCCCGCGCACCGAACCACCAAGTCGGCTTAGCTGTATGGCGCCTTCATCCAGCGGTTTTAGGTCATCGGTCAAAATATCGACGTCCAGATCAGCAGCGATCGCACCCGAGCGGCCCATGTGCAACGCGATTCCAGCGTTAGGGTGTTTGGCCCAAAATCGTCCGATCTTGGCAAGATCGCGTGTTGTCCAGCGCGGCCAACCTTTGCCCAGATATGAACCGGGGTTGCGGTAATCCGTTGGTTTGGTTGGCGCGATGTACCAACCCGCAGCCGCATAGGCAGGGGCGGCTTGGGCAGGGGTTAGCCCATTAACGTCGGGAATACAGAGCATTACCAACCGCCAAATGTTGCCGGGTGGCTATCGTCAAGCGGATTATTGAGTGGCCAATCAAGTTTCATGTCATAGGGGTTCGGGTCATCAAACCAATCACGGCACCTACCGCAGACTTTGTACAGGCACAAGTAATCACCAAAACCTACACTGAGTAGATGATTCGCGTTGTGTTGTTGGCAGCCATAGCTGACCTCTACATCGCAATCAACGCGTTGGTCCGAAAAGTACCTATTCACAACGTCATTGAGTTCTGATAGTGGGAACGCCACGCGTGTGTCAAAACCTACCAAAATGCACGGACCATCGACTCGTTCACCCCAGTCTAAGTGGCATTCAACCGTGCTTGCTGCGAGCTTGCGCTCGTTTTTATCGCGCGTTTGCTGAATGCCGTTGTGCACAATGTCTTTGGTCATCACGTCAATGTCTGTCCAATCAACCACCAGAGGTTGATTACTGCGACCGGTCAACTGGTTTTCGCGGTGGGCGGCGTTGATCCTCTGGTGGATCTCGCGGTACTTGCTATAACCGGAAAACGGATCATGTGTCTCAGGGTCAAATGTATTGCGGTCGAATGATGCAGGGTCGGGAAACCATACCATTATTCCTCCCAATTCAATGCTGGGTCGTCAATTGCGTTGTCGTCAATTGCGTTGTCGTCCAGTTCATCTGACGAATCATCGATACGAGGATTGGTCATACTGAACCCGATTCCAACCATTCATCAAGCCAGCGGACCTCAAAATAGACCTTGTGGTCGCGCACCAACTTGCGCAACGTTCCCTTTTTGTAGGCGTGGTATCGCAGGGTGTGTTTTGTGATATGCGGATACGCCTTTTGGCAATACTCCGTTGCTTCCGACAGCGTCAAACGGCGCTGCGGAGATTCAATTTCCAAAGATGGAATGGACATACATTCAATTCCGGTCGCAGACTGGGAAATTCGGGCCGATCCGCCCTGATTGACCTAGCCTACCTCGAATTGCACTGGCGCACAATGGTGTTGGGCTGGCATGTCCCTTGACGCCCTGGTCTGCCCTGGACGACAATGGCGCTAGGAGCACGGGCGTAATGCGGCCCGGTGAGTATCCTCTTAGGCCGGTGCCGCGAGAGTGGAGAGAGCCGCCGTTCACCTGCGAATTCGGTTTCCTACCACCGGATTCCGCAGGGGGCAACGGCTTGTTTGCATAACTTTCGCGAAAGGTGTTCAAAATGGCCACGATTGCTAGCGCATACGCCAAGGATGATCTTTGGCCCTACCCGTTACCCTTCGGTTTTGAAGGTGGCGCTTCAACAGAGGCAGACGCCCTTGTCTCGGTGTCAGGCGATGGTGTGGATTTGAATGTGATTTGGCGGCAAGTCTCTGAAGCGATCACGGCTTGGAACGCTGAAAGAAGTTCCATCACTGCACTTTTGGCGTTTTCGACGGCTAACACCGCTGACGCAATTCCGCAGTCCAGTTCATCTGACTCATTTGAAGTTGCTACGGAGTGGGGCGAACCTGAGTCGCTGCGGGCGCCAACCGAGCATCTCTTGCTCGGCTATTCATTTGAAGATTACGACCGTGCGATTCGTTCTAGCTGGAAGTTCATGCGGGCCGCCACTGCCGAACAGATTCGCGCACAGTTCAATTACGGTCTAGAGGCAGACAACCGTTTGGTCAACGGAACGTTGCTGCAAGCCCTATTTTCTAATACGCCCGACGTGAACGAGTGGAACCATACGGTCTACCCGCTCTACAACGGCGACAATTACGTTCCGCCAGACTATTTGGGCAAATCGTTCACCGCTCCGCACAACCACTACCTTGTCTCAGAGGGTGCCGTGGTTGACTCTGGTGATATCGAAACATTGCTGAAAACGGTTACCGAACATGGGTTCAATGAGCCTGGCGCTCAGTTGATCCTCCTGTGCAATCCTGAAGAGGGCGAGGTCATCAGCACTTTCAAAGCAGGTGTCGAGAACCAGAACAACCAAATCGCGCACCATGATTTCATCCCTTCTGCCGGGAGTCCCGCTTGGTTGACGCCTGAAAACATCGTGGGAAAAGTTGCCCCGGCGGAGTTTAACGGGCTTAAAGTCTCAGGATCGTATGGTCCGCTTTGGGTGATCGAAACTGACTATGTGCCAGCCAAATACGCCGCTGTGGTGAGCACGTACGGAAAGAATTCGCCGAACAACGCGATTGGCTTTCGCGAGCACGTCCAACCCGTCTACCGTGGCTTGCGGGTCATCCCTGGCCCTGTTCCTGCCTATCCGATCACCGAAAGCTTTCTTTCGCGCAGTTTCGGCGTTGGTGTTCGTCGGCGCGGCCAGGCCGCAGTGATGCAAGTGAAGGCCGCTGGCGACTACGAAGTCCCCGAGATCCCGAAGTAGCCATGATGGCTAGAGACTCCGGCTATCGAACGGGCGTCGGTTATGACTTGCCGCCAATCGGTTCTGCCGAAATCCTCGCACGCGACGATGATTCAACCGATTTTGGCTTACCCGTTGGCTACGACGATCCAACGGCCTACCGTGGCAAGACACCGCAGTCGGAACCCATCATTGGTGTAGGTCGAAACCGTTGACCGGCTCACGTGGGCCTGCCAGATGCATGATGCAAGTGCACATGTGCATTTGATCCAATCGCGGCATTTGAATCGGACAGGCATCCAATCAGGCCGTTTTGGTTCATCGGGCGGTTCATTCGTGGCGTGAGATCGATCTATGTGTCCATTCGCGGGTCATAGTCACCTATTGTGATCCCGGCTGCAGTCAGTCGTTCAAGCTTCTTAGCACACATGTTCTCAAACCAATTGTTTTCGGCGCCGGACCACCTGTGGTTTTCAATGAAGTTTTGACCCATGCTTGCCAGCAAGACGTCTTCGAATCGGGTTAATTGCCCCATGCGCGACCCGTGGATTATTCTGCTGATCTGGTCGTCATTGTAGCCAGATAGGGCGTGGTCCACTTGTTTAATGTTGGTGAACCCCAATCGTTGGAGGAGCCGCGTTGCGAAACTGTAACTCCACTCTCTCATTCGGCCGTCTTCGCCGTACTTTTTATCCAGCAATGCCTGCAGGCTGTCAGAAGTAAGTTCGAGGTTATCTAGATCCCCGGCAGCGATGCGTTTGCGAGCGTCCTCCTGCAGCTCTTGATGCGCATCAGCAAGCGCTTGGAATTCGCGGTCACCGATCTCAAGCATGCCGGCCAGCGCTAAGAACCTACGACTAATTTCCTTCGGCAGAACATCGACCGCTTTGTACTGAATCTCATGCTCAATCTCTGCCCATGCATGCTGCAGTATCGTGCGAACTTGAAGCTCGGCTACCAAACCCCGAAACCGCGCATACTCAGGCAATGCAAGTCGGTTCTCTTTCAACTTAACCAGATAATGGATACTCTGGTATCCTAAACGCGCCTCACCGCTTATTTCGCCTCCGCGATCATTCCGCTCGATAATCTCAAACTCGTTCTTTATTATGTCGTCGACATCTTTCAGCGACAGCAAGAAGAACGTTATAACACGGGCCGCAGCGAGATCGGTTATGTCGCGAAGCGGATTTGGGTATTTCGGCCTTTCGGGGTCCTCGGGATCGGGAGACGCGGCCTTCTTACCAAAGCTGTCGATTTCTTTGGCCCTGGACTCAATCGAATGAACAAGCACCTCGGCGTGCTTTAGAGATCGAACAAGGATGTCTTCAACTGTGCCAGCGAAATCTTGGTAGGTCCCGCGGATTCGACGGTATCTGTCCTCTGCTTCCGCTTGGTGAGCTTCGAAGTCGAACGGAGCCGGTCCTTCCGGCACGTCGACAGGTACGGCGGAATGCGATGTCGGACCCTCAGACATCGACATCACCTCGTTCCGCTACCGTCTAATTCAAGTGGGCTAGTGCGAGACGCGCGCTCCTCCCTAGGTTATCCGCTGTTCAGCGCCAGGAACACCGTGTGGGGTTTGCCGAACCGCCCTTGTATCAAGCGTTGTGCCAGTGGACTGCTGCCAGATTGCTGCCCGCGAAACCCGCTTGCGGCCTATGAAGCGGCATCTAGCAGAACGAAAAAGCCATTCTGAACTGCACATTTATGTGTGGGGCGGGCGGGGCTCGAACCCGCGACCAACGGATTATGAGTCCGCGGCTCTAACCAACTGAGCTACCGCCCCTTTTACTAACTAGCTGCGGATACGTTCTCCACCGTAACGGAATGCGCTCCGGCATACCGCAGCGCTTCCGATGGCCTTGCCGAGCGGGCGGCCACAGCGATCGAAGCTCTCGCCGCTGTCGTGTGTCCCAGAAGCGTTTTGCACGACTCCGAGGTTAGCGCCCGCTCTGATCGCGAGCGATGCGGCGGCGTGCGGGCTAAGTTGTCGACGGGTAACGAGGACGAGCAGCTTTGACCGTGTGTGCGGTCGGCTGACGACAGCGTGCGCACGCCGACCATGGTCTGTTGTTGGTCTGCCGAATAGGAGTCGTGGTGAGCTGGCAGCAGATCCAGCCGTTTCTGGTGGCGCTGGCCATCGGGTTACTGCTCGGGCTGGAGCGCGAACGCAGTCACAGCCGCAGGCTCCCCGCCGGATCGCGTTCGTTCGCGCTTCTGTCACTGGTCGGGGCCATCGCCGCGAGCTTCAACGAATGGGCCGTGCTGGGTGGTCTCGTGGGTGTCGGGGCGCTGTTGGGGCTCGCCTACTTTCGCACCAGCACCGATGACCCGGGAACCACCACACTGTTCGCTGCGCTGGTCGCCTACTTGCTCGGTGCGGTCGCGTACACCCGCCCGACGGTTGCCGTGGCGGTCGCCGTGGTCGTGGCAGGGCTGCTGGTGTCGAAGACCCGCATCCATCGTTTCGCCCGCGAGCTTGTCAGCGACGTCGAATTAGAGGACGCCATCAAGTTTTTCGTCGTGGCGTTCGTGATTCTGCCGCTGCTGCCGGATCGGCCGCTCGGACCCTTTGGCGTGCTCAATCCGGCGAAGGTGTGGCTGCTGGTGGTGCTGCTAACCGGTATCGGCTGGGTCGGCTATATCGGCGTTCGCGCGCTCGGGCCCGAACGGGGCGTCCTGGTCACCGGTTTGGCCGGCGGGTTCGTCTCGGCCACCGCGACAACCGCGTCGATGGGCCGGCTCGGCCGGACGGCCCCGAGCTTGCGGGCGCCGTTGGCCAGCGCCCTGCTGGCCAACCTCGCCACCTTCATGCAGCTGCTCGTCGTGGTCGGGCTCGTCGACGTCGACGTGTTGCGCCGCCTATGGCCTCCAGTGGTCGCCGCGGCGCTGGTCCTCGTCGGTGTCGCCGCGTTCGTGTACCGGGGCGGTACCCGGGCCCAGCCGAAGGCTGGCCAGGGCGACGCCGCCGAAACGACGAAGGAAACCCGGCCTTTCACCTTGCGGCCCGCCCTCATCCTGGCCGCGGTGCTGACCTTCGCCCTGCTCGTCGGGCGGTGGGGCGCCGACGTCCTTGGCCCGCGGGGGCTGGTGCTTGCCACGTTCGCCGCCGGCCTGGCCGACGCCCATGCCGGCGCGGTTGCCGCCGCCAGCCTGGCGGCCAAGGGTGACGTCACCGTCGACACATCCCTGGTCGCCATCGCCGCCGCGCTCGGCTCCAACCTGCTCGTCAAGACGGTGCTGGCCTTCACCGCGGGCGGCCGCCGCTTCGGGCTTGCATTTCTCGCCGCCACGGCGGCGGCGGCCCTGGTATTTGGCGTCGCGTTGACCGCGGCCGTGACCGCGGTATGAGCCCGGACCGGCTACCCCGGGGGAAGTCGGCGGTCCGGAAGGGCATCAGACCGGCGCGGGCTGCCCCGGAACCTGCCGCGCGGCTTGATCCTTGAGCCTGGGGATCAAGTCGGGCGCATAAACATAGATCGCCGACTCGACCTCCCACTCGGCCTGCTTCTGATTCATCGGCGTGGTCCTGGTGATCATGTTGATCAACTCCTGGGCCTCCCCAAACGGATTCGGGTTGGCCCGTACCTGGCTGGCGAACCACCGCCCCTCGGCTGCCTCGCTGCAGTCGTTGAAATCGGCGTTGTGAACCATCTTGTTCTGCGCCAGCAGCTTGATGTACTGATCGTCGGCCGGGCTCATGTTGCACGACGCCGATGCGTGCGGCGCCGACAGGACGGCACCACCGAACATCGCGGCGCCCAGCGCGACACCCGCGGCCCCAACCGCTAGCACTTGCGCGCGCGAGCGTGTCATCGTCACTTCTCCATACCCCCTATGGTGATTTGCCACTTTTCCTTTCGCGCTGCTTGTCGGGTACCACCGACCGCAGGCACAGCAAACGACGGGTTCGGCAAACAATGAATGAACAGCGGTTAGCCAAAACCCCCATGCACGTTCGATATTCGAACCGTGCGTGACACTCTTGCGATCAATGGCTGCCGCCTGATGGCAATCAGGCGGCGCGCGTTAATCGCCGATAAGTTAGGACGCATTGCTGTACTCGTGGGTTAGCTGGCAGATACGCAGAGTAGCCGCTGGCTACTCGGTCGGCCAGTTGAAATGCGCGGCCTGATCCTTGATCTTGGGAATCATCTCTGGCGCATAAACGTAGATCGCCGATTCGACCTCCCACTCGGCCTGGGCCTGGGACATCGACGTGGTGTTGGTGATCATGTTGACCAGCTCCTGGGCCTCCCCGAACGGATTGGGGTGGTTCCGTACCTGGTCGGCGAACCAACGCCCCTCGGCGGCCTCGGTGCAATCGCTGAAATCGGCGTTGTGCACCATCTTGTTCTGCGCGAGCAGCTGGATGTACTGGTCGTCTTTCGCGCTCAGAGTGCAATTCGCCGAAGCCTGCGGCGCTGACAGCACGGCGCCGCCGAGCATCGAGACCCCCAGCGCGACGCCGGCGGCCCAGACCGATGACACTCGCATGCGCGAGCGCGAACGGGTAGTTGTCATGTCCGGTCCTCCTCTGCGTGGGAGCGGTTCGCTCTCCGACGCGAGCCACGTTCTGGTGGCAACCAACTAGCCGAGACAGGGATTCTGGCCACGGCTAACAAGTCGCGCGGTCGTTGGTCGTCAATTCAGGCGGCGCTGCCAGCTGAGATCACCGCCACGTATCAGTTTCGGTGTCGAGATATGAATTTAGCCAGTACCAGCGGCCCGAGGGGCCAACTTTCGTTTGCGTGACGGTGTACGGATGGTTAACATTTCCTACTTCGATCCGGCCGGAAAGTGTTGGCCGATGCCTGCCGGGCCCGCCGCGACGGCGATCGTCGCCACGCTCCGACGTTCGCTTGACCAGCGGCTGAGCGCCCAGCAGCGGATGGCCGGCGAGTCAACCCCGGCACGGGCGATCGTCAGCTGAATACGGTCTGGCCGTCGGCGCCGAGCAGATATCGCTCGGTACCCTGATCAACGCGTGGCGCATCGGCGCCCAGCGCGACGGCAACCTTGTTGCTTGCATTCCGCATGATGTCAAAGGTGAGCTCGACGGCTTCGGGAACCGAGAACCGGGAGCGCACCTCGGCGGCATCGTCGACGGCGAGGTGCGCAGGCGTCCAAATTAACGCATCGGTGTAGCGCAGCGCTGCTTTAACGCGGTCATCGAGCAAACGGGATGCCTCGAAGCGGCCGATTTCGTCGTACAGCGTCTCCGAACCGCCGGCATCGAGCGCGGTGCCTTCGCGCAGCGACTTGCACAGGCGGCAGTTGTGCTGAGCCGCCCCGCGCAGCCGGACCAGCTCGGAGGTGACGGGGTCGAGCGCGCGCATCCGGGCCACCGCGGGCAAAAACTCGTTGAACACCAGATTCGCCGGGTTTGTGGAGTGATCCCACGCCACGCCGCCGTCCACCCAGCCCAAGTATTCCGAGCCGACACCGAGCGCTTCCAGGCCCGCGCGCGCCCGAGGAATGAAGTCGGCGATATACATCTGGACCACCACGCCAAAGGCGCTGTCGCCCAGGCGCTTAACCAGCCGCGACCGCTGCTCGGCGGTGATCGCGGAGACGTCGGCGCTGAACTGCTCGGCGAAATCGGCGACGACGACTTCGACCTCCGATTCCGGTGCGCCGACCTCGACGGGACTGGGCAGCGCCGGCAGCGACAGTGTCTCGGCGCAAACCCGCCGAACCAGGGCCGCGATGCGCGCGTCCGCCGGAGCACCCGGAGACAGGGCCACCAAGCGCGTCAGCTGATCTTCCCGAACCGAAACCGGAGCCGCCATTCGTCACACGCTAGAACGCGGCCGGCCCAGCGGCAATCGCCTATTGCGCCTGACTCACCGACGACATATGGAAGTCCGGTATCCGCAGCGACGGCATGGCCGCGCGGGTGGCCCAATCCGCCCACTCCCGAGGCAGGGTCTTCTCACTCACCCCGGCCTCGCTGGCCCGCCTCAGCAGGTCCAGCGGACTCTCGTTGAAGCGGAAGTTGTTGACCGCGGCGGTCACCTCGCCGTCTTCGATCAGGTAGACACCGTCGCGGGTCAATCCGGTGAGCAACAGCGTGGTGGGGTCGACCTCGCGGATGTACCACAGCGTGGTCAGCAGCAGGCCGCGCTCGGTGGCCGCGATCATGTCGGCCAGCTCGGCCGACCCGCCGGTCATCACCAGGTTGTCGGCCGCGACCGCGACCTCCGCATCGAATTTGGCGGCCGTCGCCCGGGGGTACGCCAGCGCGTTGACCACCCCGTTGCGGATCCAGTCCACCTGACCGATCTCCATGCCATTGTCGAACACCGACATCGTCTC contains:
- a CDS encoding bifunctional DNA primase/polymerase; amino-acid sequence: MLCIPDVNGLTPAQAAPAYAAAGWYIAPTKPTDYRNPGSYLGKGWPRWTTRDLAKIGRFWAKHPNAGIALHMGRSGAIAADLDVDILTDDLKPLDEGAIQLSRLGGSVRGHRVFATSEKFVSGKLRNQNGQVVGDVRSGNTVIIAAPTSHTKDGQYRWLTTGPVPNLTNEARAFLTLSQEAGAVGMSLTAVLETWSDNQRPHKLEAMVMLHKKLLRNQSPHDAMREALKVGFCEARIGYVPAAKVVATLRQRWDRSPAEFSRLCVWAADIAQATDLDLLKLRSDRAKGSDSRRYSTKLALP
- a CDS encoding GTP pyrophosphokinase, whose amino-acid sequence is MSEGPTSHSAVPVDVPEGPAPFDFEAHQAEAEDRYRRIRGTYQDFAGTVEDILVRSLKHAEVLVHSIESRAKEIDSFGKKAASPDPEDPERPKYPNPLRDITDLAAARVITFFLLSLKDVDDIIKNEFEIIERNDRGGEISGEARLGYQSIHYLVKLKENRLALPEYARFRGLVAELQVRTILQHAWAEIEHEIQYKAVDVLPKEISRRFLALAGMLEIGDREFQALADAHQELQEDARKRIAAGDLDNLELTSDSLQALLDKKYGEDGRMREWSYSFATRLLQRLGFTNIKQVDHALSGYNDDQISRIIHGSRMGQLTRFEDVLLASMGQNFIENHRWSGAENNWFENMCAKKLERLTAAGITIGDYDPRMDT
- a CDS encoding MgtC/SapB family protein; this translates as MSWQQIQPFLVALAIGLLLGLERERSHSRRLPAGSRSFALLSLVGAIAASFNEWAVLGGLVGVGALLGLAYFRTSTDDPGTTTLFAALVAYLLGAVAYTRPTVAVAVAVVVAGLLVSKTRIHRFARELVSDVELEDAIKFFVVAFVILPLLPDRPLGPFGVLNPAKVWLLVVLLTGIGWVGYIGVRALGPERGVLVTGLAGGFVSATATTASMGRLGRTAPSLRAPLASALLANLATFMQLLVVVGLVDVDVLRRLWPPVVAAALVLVGVAAFVYRGGTRAQPKAGQGDAAETTKETRPFTLRPALILAAVLTFALLVGRWGADVLGPRGLVLATFAAGLADAHAGAVAAASLAAKGDVTVDTSLVAIAAALGSNLLVKTVLAFTAGGRRFGLAFLAATAAAALVFGVALTAAVTAV
- a CDS encoding carboxymuconolactone decarboxylase family protein gives rise to the protein MAAPVSVREDQLTRLVALSPGAPADARIAALVRRVCAETLSLPALPSPVEVGAPESEVEVVVADFAEQFSADVSAITAEQRSRLVKRLGDSAFGVVVQMYIADFIPRARAGLEALGVGSEYLGWVDGGVAWDHSTNPANLVFNEFLPAVARMRALDPVTSELVRLRGAAQHNCRLCKSLREGTALDAGGSETLYDEIGRFEASRLLDDRVKAALRYTDALIWTPAHLAVDDAAEVRSRFSVPEAVELTFDIMRNASNKVAVALGADAPRVDQGTERYLLGADGQTVFS